In the genome of Clostridia bacterium, the window GCATATAGAAGCCCGCAATCCCGCCGCGGTCACGAGCCTCTCCGACCGCGGCGCTCGCTATGCTTTTGTAAGCAGGCCCCGCTGTGCTGCCCAGCGGAAGGCGAGGTTGAACAGCACAATCCCAATGACTAGATGTGAAGCGCAGGCCGCCATCGAAGTCCACAGAATACCCGTGGATGCGAAATGCTGGAGCGACATCCCTCTGAAGGCGATGTCTCGAGCCATTCTGTAGCATGGCCCAAATGGAACTACCATCTCCAACGTACGGCGCCAGCCCGACGAAGCTGGATCTCCTGCGAACACCATGGCAAATAGCCCCATTGATACGAGGTTCACGAGCGCTCCCACCCTCTTGCTCATTAGCGCAACCCCGCCTAGGGCAAACCCCATCCCCAGGACTCCCATGCGCATGATGCCCATGGGAAGGCAGGCGCCTGGCGGCGGAGAAGCGAAACGCACCCCGGTGGTAACCGACACTGCAGCCACTATCACGGCGATATCCGGGAGAATACTGATCATCGATGCGATATCGCGGAGAATGACTATGCGCCACAGGGGTGCGGAGGAGACACACAGCTGCTCCAGAATACCGGATCCTGGTTCCTCCGTGGAAAGCCGGGCTGCACTCTGGAGTGCGCTGAGGCATAAGAACACGGCGCAGAAGCCGAACAGCATCTCCTGCCCGGGAGACCCATGGGCGCCCAGCCTGATGCATGCCGCCGATACCGCGGCTCCACCCCGTTCTGCCGTGGCCGCTCGCCCCGCCGTCACCCCAAGGACAGCTCCTGCCATGAACACGTACACTGCGAAGACCTCTGCGATCTGCTCCACAGGGCTTCTCAGCTTGCGTGTGAACCCCCGCTTCATCTCAACCCACAGTATCGCAAGGTCCACCACTGCTGCGCGCCTCCTTCTCCTACCTGGCATACCTGGGCTTTCCCGTGAGTTCAAGGAACACCTTCTCAAGGCATGGCTCAACCCGCCCCACCGACTCGACTCCGATCTGCGCTGCGCGCAGCAGATCCATGGCCTCGAAGAGGCGCGCCTGGCTCGCAACGTCTATCCATACCACAGTCCTGCCATCTTCGCGAGAGATCCTCACCCGACCGATTCTGCCGAGCCCATCGCGTGCGGCAGACTCGAGTTCTCCGGTCAGATCTATGCGGTACGCGCGCGCAGCAAACAGAGAGAGAAGCGCGCTTACCCTGTCCAGCGCGAGCACCCTGCCCTCGCTGAGAATGCACACCCTGTCGCACACATCCTGAGCCATATCCATCTGATGCGTGCTTATGATGACCGAACGGCCCTCGTCTTGTGCGAGGCGTCGGATAAGCGCGCGCAGCTCGACTGAGGATTGGACATCCAGGCCCAGCGTAGGCTCGTCCATGAGCAGCACCTGCGGGCGGGCGCACAAAGACGCAGCGATCGACACCTTCTGTCGCATGCCCATGGACAGGTCGTTGACTGGCATAGCGACCCACCTTTCCATGCCGAAGAAGCGTATCCATTCACGTGAGGCCGCCGAGAGCGCCCTCCGGCCCCCTGCACCCCTGAGTGCAGCGAAGTACTCGATATTCTCGTATGCCGTCATCCTAGGGTAGAGGGTCCGGCCCCTGTCGAAGACCATTCCTATCCGTGCCACCGCGTCCCTCCGCCGCCGTACGATGTCTGCTCCCCCGATTAGGATGCGCCCTGCAGTTGGAGTGATGAGCCCCGCCATCATGCCAAGCGCGGTGGACTTGCCTGCTCCGTTCGGCCCGAGAAGCCCGACGACCTCTCCGGCCTCAACCGAGAGAGTGAGGTCCGCAACTGCGGGTGCGCGCACCGCCGTATCCCGCCGCAGTCTGCGTTGGGCCGGGTACTCCTTCCACACACTGTGCAGTTCCACACTGGAATGCATGGTCATCCGCGATTCTCCTCAGGGCGGGCAGTAGGGTCTCCGCCGGTGACGGATGTGGGGTACACGGCAAGCGCCATGGAGTAGACAGTGGCCACGTTCTCATCTCCACTCGCCCTGAACTCCTCTGCCAGCTCAGCAAGCCTTTCGGCGAAGCACGTGGCCACCTCTCTGCTCATCGGGACATTGATCAGCTGCGCATTCACGACGTGATCCCTTTCATTCGCATCCTCGATACACTCGATAGCGCCACGGATGTCCCGGGTTATCGCCTCCAGTGCGATGCCCGGCGCTTCCCGCGCGCCTCCCAGAGACTGATGCACCACGAAATCCCTAGCCACAGCCTGATAGCGCTTTTCGACTATCCCGGATTTCTCCTTGGTATGCACAAGCTTGACGAGCCCTGCCCGTTCCAGAACCTTCACATGGTAGTGAAGGCTGGCCGGCATTAGCTGCAGCCTATCTGCCAGCTGTTTCACCGAAAGCGGCTCCTCCGCCAGGAGTTTCAGGGCTGCGATCCGTCTCCGGTCGAGCAGTGCACGGAGTTCCTCTATTGTGCTCGCGACATGCACAGCAGCAGGAGCCCACTGCACGCCATCCCCCTTCCTCATTTGGCACACTCCTATTATGTTGTTCCCATTTCATGATAGCCTTTCCCATATTTGACGTCAATACCCATTTGCGCGTTCCTGGCGCTACGATATGGTATCCCTGTTTCCTTCCACTGACCTTTGACCGTTGTTCGATGAATTCAGGTTCGTCGGACGGTTGCCGGCTATTGTGATGCTCTCAGCCGCACGCTATGTACCCGGAAACGCGAGGCACACAGCCATGCTTGATGATGCGACCGAACAGATGGTCCGGATTCGTCCAGCGGGTGGTCAATATCTGTCCAGCGAATAGCAGGGGCTGGACCGCAAGTATCCACCCGGCGTCGCTCACCCGTCGGTGACCTCCGCATCGCGCGGAAACTACGACCAGAATGGCGGAAACCGGGGCTCAGGATAGCTCCACACGCCCTCAAAACACAGTCTCATGCCGTAGGTGGCCAATTGCAGTCCAGCAAAGCGCGAAGGCTGCAAACAAACTGACCAGGGGGTGGATCAAGACGGTTCATCCTTGAATCGACATGGAGCCTCGATAGCCAAAAAGGAAGCCGGCGACGAATCTCCATTTCTATTGCGGCGGCATGCTCAGATTTGCCGGTGACCGTAGTCGAACACTAACAACGTGGTACGGTCAGATTACCTATAAGAGAGCTTACTATCACTGCAAGCGGTGCGGGGCCTCCAGGGTTCCCCTTGATGAGCAGCTAGGGGTTTAGCGACGGCGCGGTATGGATCTGGAACCTGGTCGACACCTACTTCCCAGAGGTGGTGCGGATCATGGACTGGTATCACGTGTCTGAGCACATGTGGGGATTCGCGCGGGTTCTGTATGACGGCAGCGAGTGACGATGCAAGGCCTGGGTAGATGAACAGTTTGAGCTACTGGGCAATGGTCAGGTTGAAGAACTTGTGAGTCGGCTGAGCGCCTTGACGGACTTGGCCGACGAATCGGCAGCAGCGTGGTGGAGAGCGCATGCAAGAACGTGGTGCAGATACGGCACAAGAGGCCAGGGATGCGCTGGAGCGCGGAGGGAGCACAGGAAGTCCTGAACTTGAGAACAAGCATCTTGAACAGCAAGTGGGACGAATTCTGGCAGAGGCGAAGGCAGAGAACCAATTCGAGCATACAGAATCCAGTAAACATCCTACGGGCAGCCTGATGCGCCACCCACGAGGAAGAGATGCCAATCCTTGAGTGCTACAATCCTTACACGCACCCTCCGTGAACCGTGAACCCACATATTGCGTTTTGCGCCGCATCGTGGTAGTCTATTTGTGGCTGTTGTTCAAGGGCGAATATGCGCATCTTCCGCCGACTTGATCAAGAGTCTACTACCTACCTAGCAAAGGAGCGCGATCAAGTTGGCGTTTGAAGACAAGACCCTTGTTTGCAAAGACTGTGGCCAGGAGTTCGTATTCACCTCCGGCGAGCAGCAGTTCTACGTCGATCACGGTTTTCAGAACGAGCCTTCCAGGTGCAACGATTGCAGGCGCGCCCGCAGGAGCAACGCCGGATCAATGGGTGGCCCCCGCGAGATGCATGAGATAATCTGCTCGTCATGCGGCAAGCCAGCGCAGGTGCCCTTCCTTCCCAGCGGCGACAGGCCTGTCTACTGCAGCGAGTGCTTCGCAGCATCCAGGTCGGAAGGCCGCCGGTAGGCGCCTGAACCAAGGTCATCGACCTTATCGATTAAGGTCTGCGAGTTCAAATGCGCGGAACACCAAGCCCCGGGTTAACCCCGGGGCTTTCGCTTCTCTCATCAGGCAGCCAAATCGAATAGCCCTGCCAATCATCATTCACGCGTACGAAGGACCGGCTTCCTCCACTCAGATCACTTTGCCCCTAGCCCTGCAAGATCGAATGCAGGCACATAATCCCGCTCTCTCACGGCTCTCTCGCCTGACTGGCAGTATCCGTTGTGTAGCCCCAGCTCATCCAGGCGATCCGCCACCCAGCTATACTCGCGCGGATCGACTGGCTCGGATATCTCCGGGAACTGCCACGCCCGGTGAGTCGGGAAGTACTGTGACATAAGGCTGACCCAGGTGTCACGGCCCAAGTGAGTCCTCATCCATATCAGCACCTCGTAGGAATCCTGCGACAGCCCGGGAAGAACCAGATGCCGTATGAGAAGTCCTCTCCTGGCCAGGCCATCAGCGCCGATCACAATATCTCCCACCTGGCGCTTCATCTCGGTGATCGCTCGGGTCGCCACATCAAAGTAGCCTGGAGCATTGGAGTAACGCACCGCTGCAGAGTCAGAGCAGTATTTGAGATCCGGCAGGTATATATCCACCAGTCCATCCAGTAGCCGAATGGTCTCCACGTTCTCGTATCCGTTCGTGTTATACACCACTGGCACTCCTAGCCCCCTAGATCTAGCGATCTCAAGAGCGAGCCCGATCTGCACGGAATAGTGAGTCGGCGACACCAGGTTGATGTTGGCAGCGCGGGCGCCGAGGTCGAGGAAGATGTCGGCAAGCTCCTCGATAGAGACTTCCCTGCCAAACCCTCCCCAGCTGATGTCGTGGTTCTGGCAGAACACACACGCAAGGTTGCAGTGGGAAAAGAACACCGTTCCGGAACCCGCAGCCCCACTGATGCAGGGCTCCTCCCAATGATGCAGAGCTGCGCGAGCCGCTTTGGGCAGGGCCGCCGCCCTGCACCAGCCCGTCTCGCCCGAAAGCCTATCTACACCGCATTGCCTGGGGCATGCAACGCAGTGCGCCAAGGCATCCATACTCAGGCGGAGCATGCCTGCGAGGCCCACAGCCCAGCGAGGTTCACCATAACCTGCGCCGCCCTTTCCATTCCCTGAACCGAAACCCACTCACCTCTCGAGTGTGCATCGCCGCCCCCAGTGAAGATGTTCGGGGTGAGTATCCCTCCGAAACTCAGGCGCGCTCCATCGGTGCCGCCCCTGATCGGAATGGTGCTGGGCCTCATGCCGGCCAACCGCATTGCCTCGCGGGCAAACTCCACGGTTCTAGGATCGCGATCAAGCGCCTCCTTCATATTCCGATACCCGCCAGTGCGGGTCCACTTGATCTCAGCGCCTGTATTGTGAGCCCGCAAAGCCTCGATACTCCGAAGAAGAGCCTCCTCGCGCGCCTGGGCCAGTGTGGCATCGAAATCCCTTATTATCAGCTTGATCGCGACGTGCTCGACATTCCCCTCGATATCGTTGGGATGGATGAAGCCCTCTCTGCCGAAGGTAGTCTCAGGTCGCTGCCCTGCTGGTATCGACGAAATCAGCTGCGCCGCCAGGTGAATGGCATTCACCATCTTCCCACGAGCGGCGCCGGTGTGGCTGGATACGCCATTGATCGTGACTACGCCGTTCATCGCCTCGAAGGTCTCCTCACTCAGCTCGCCCGAAGCGCCGCCATCGAGAGTGTAGGCCACTCTTGCTCCGAATTTGTCATAGGGGAACCGTCCCACACCCTTCCCGGTCTCTTCGTCAGGCGTGAATGCAACCCACACTTCGGGCCTGGGCACATCGGGATGACTCGTCATCTCTGCCAGCGCCTGCACTATAGCGGCGATTCCGGCCTTGTCGTCGGCGCCAAGCAAGGTGGATCCATCGGATGTGATGATGTCCTCCCCCACCGCGCCCGCAAGGCTCGGAGAGTCAGCAGGCGAGAGAATGACACCGTGTCCGACGTGGATCTCGCCTCCCTGGTACTCCCTGTGCATCACGGGAACAACGCCGGCGCCCGGAACACCCGGGACTGTATCAAGATGCGCCATGAAGCCAACGGCTGGAGCAGGCTGATCCAGGTTCGAAGGAAGACGACCGATCACAAAACAGTGTTCATCCACACAGACGTCGGAGAGGCCCAGCCCTAGCAACTCCGTTTCGAGCACGCGGGCCAGGTCCCACTGCCCCGGAGTACTCGGCGTATCATCGGTCAGGTCGGAACTCTGCGTGTTGACCTTCACGTACTGCATGAATTTCTCGGACACGCCCTCTGCCAGTAGTGCATGATCTGTCATAGACTCCGCCTCCATACTCACCAAACCGACGGTCGGAGCAGTTGCTCCACGATGTCATCAGCTTTCCTCATGCATTGATCTGGGTTCATGACCATGGGCCTCTTCACAGCATCCTCATAGATGATCATCCCGCCCGCCTTCTCAACCTTGGCCTTGATCTGGCGCAGCTGACCCTCTGCGTTGGGCCCGCCCATAGTCGCAAACACGCCAACACGGCGTCCCACCGCATCCGGCATGCTGTTGAGAAAGGTATTGAGTTCGGCCGGGGCCCTTCCAGCGAACACCGGACCGGCGATCAGCACTAGCTCGTGCGCGCGGAGGGATCGCGGAGCTCCCTCCTTGAGCCGCGCTTCGCGTTTCCGAAATGCGGCCCACCCTGCTGCCGCGTAGCTCATGGCCTTAACAGGTTCAAGGGAGCAATATTCCACCTTGTGGCCGCGGGATTCGAGAGAAGCCCCTATCGCCTTCATCAGCCGTTCTGTTGCGCCGCTTCTGGAGTAATAAACAAGCAAAGCTCTCACTTGTGATCGCCCTCCTCATCGCCTGGATGCACACCTATATACAATTCGACGACAAGCCGGTCATACCTGTGTCAGCGGATATCGGAGGTGAATCAGCTAGCTGCATTAGGATGTCCTTGAATGGCATCATGCCTGGGACTGGCCTGATGGTCGCGAACGGATACGGCGCGACGACAACCTTCGCTTTCATGAGCTTGCCAACGAGTCGGCGCCCTTGTGCTTCGGGATAGCGCGAAGCATCTCTTCAAGGGCTGCAATCTTGTCTTCAGTCGCAGTGGCCCGCTTGAACGCCTCCCCAGCCTCCATGTACTGCGGCGTGAAGTTAGCAGGCATGCGCAACTCACCTCCAAGCTGTCACTTGAAGAGCACAGCAGCGCTGATCGGGGCGACCACCACCGACGTGTGTTGATCATCACAGGCGCCAACCGGCAGGAATCTGAATGCACCCCGCCTGAGCGATTGGACGCCGGCACGCATCCCGGCGACTGCCGCCTTCCAGGGCCCTCCTGACGGAAGGGCCAGTTCAACAGGGTTCCTGTTCGCGTTGTAGATCACAACGATGGTCTCCCAGTCATCCCCAGCTGCCTTTCCGTCGATGGAGAACGCGATTACGCCCGCGGGCACGCGAAGGAATCTCAGATTCCTGGCGATATCAGCGGTTGACGCCATGCGAAAAGCGGGGTGAGAGCGCCTCATCTGGATCAGGCCCCGATAGTAATCGAACACCGCCCGATACTCGCCCTTTCGACCCCAATCGAACCCGTTGACACTATCCCCTGCACAGTAGCTGTTTCGGTTGCCGCCCTTAGTGCGAAGGATCTCGGCTCCGCCCTCAATGAACGGGATCCCCTGAGAAGTGAGTATGATGGCCTGCGCCAGGAGATCCAGCCTAATCTGATCGGACTTCGAATCGAATGGACTAGATCGGACGATCTTGTCCCATAGAGTCAGGTTATCGTGACACGACACGTAGTTCACAGACTCCCCAGGGGCCTGTGCAAAATCATGTATCTCCTGGGAATAGCGGATCGCACCCACAACACCGCTCATCACCGCCAGTTCGCGCCCTGGCGCCCCAGTCGCATAGCCCTGTCCGGCGCCGTCGTTGTCTCCCTTGATCGCATTGCGGAAGCCATCGTTGAACAGTGCGACACCGAGGGAACGCTGTCGGCCTTTTGTGAACATTCTGGAGGTCGGCAGCCCCGAAGGACCGCCGGACCACGGTTCGCCGTAGATGAGCAGAGTGGGGTCAATGGTCCTCATGCTGGAGGCTATCTCCTTGACCGTCTCGTAGTCGATGAGAGCCATGAGGTCAAAACGGAACCCGTCCACACGGTACTCGCGCACCCAGTACTTGAGCGAGTCAAGCACAAGCTTTCTCACCATCGGTCTCTCAGTAGCGAGCTCATTTCCGCACCCGGATCCGTTGGTGAATCGGCAGGCTCCACCTGTACGATGATAGTAGTCGGGAACGATGAGGTGGTACGGCGAATCCTCCACTGTGTAGGTGTGGTTGAACACGACATCCAGTATCACCCTGATCCCTGCCTGGTGCATCGCCTGCACCAGGCGCTTCACCTCAGTGATTCTGGCCGTTCCACACTCCGGCGCGATGGAATACGAGCCCTCAGGGACGAAAAAGTGGTAAGGATCATATCCCCAGTTGTAGGCCTGTGAGTCTGACTCGTCCACAGATGCGTAGTCCATTATGGGCATGAGATGCACATGGGTGACTCCCAGCTCTACCAGATGGTCAATGCCTGTTCGGACCATACCTGGGCCTCGTGTGCCTCTCTCGGAAAGACCAAGGTACTTCCCGCGGTGGGCTGCGCCGGATGTGCGCGATACGGTGTAGTCCCGCACGTGCGTTTCATACACAACTGCATCAGTCGGTCGGCAGAACGGCGGGCGCTCGTCCCCCGCCCATCCCTGGGGATTAGTTGCAGCGAGATCGACCACAATGCCCCGCACACCATTGAGTGTGAGGGCGCGAGCGTATGGATCAACAGCCTCGTTCACGCCACCTCCGTGGCGAACTCTGTACGTATAGCAGATTCCAGCCAGATCGCCGGCAACCGACGCAACCCATGTTCCATCGCAATCCGGATGCATCTCCACGACCTCGCAGGCTAAAGAGTCCGGGGTAGCGTACAAAGCAACCCACGCTGCGAGCGCAGTGGGGGCGAACACCCGGAACTGCGTGGATGCAGACGAGTAGACTGCCCCAAGATCATCGCCCGGATAGTACAACTCGAAGAGCTCCTGACCGCCGACGGCAACAGCAGGAGATGCCCCAAGGCCCATATCGTCCACCTCCTCAAAACCCGCATCTAGCTGCCTGTTATATGATATACCACAGCCCGAACGGTGTCCACCCAACCGCGCGCACCTTTCCCTACCTGTTTGCGAAAAAGGATTCCATCTCAGTAAGGCATCTTTCGAACACATCGAGGGCCTTCACGACTGGCTCCGGGGAGGCCATGTCGACCCCTGCGCCTCGAAGCAGGTCAATCGGGTACTTAGAACTCCCTCCGGAGAGGAACTCGATGTACCTCTCGCGGGCAGGAACCCCCTCTGAAATGATCTTGTTGGCCAAAGCCACAGCGGCGGAGTAGCCTGTGGCGTACTGGTACACGTAGAACGCGTTATAGAAATGGGGTATCCTTGCCCACTCCGCAGCGATCGCCTCGTCGTGCACGATCTCCGGCCCGTAGTAGGCCCTGTTCAGTTCGATGTATTTCTCGCACATAGCCTCCGGGGTGAGCGCCTGTCCAGATTCGAACATCCGGTGGGCCTCGCGTTCGAACTCAGCGAACATCGTCTGCCTGAACACGGTGCCTCTGAACTCCTCAAGGCAGTGGTTTAGCAGATACATGCGGCGCACTGGGTCGGTTGTCTTCCTCAGAAGGTGCTCCATGAGAAGAACCTCATTGACGGTGGATGCCACCTCAGCGACGAAGATCGAGTAGTCGGAGTATACGAACGGTTGCCTGGACCAGGAGTAGTGGAAATGCATCGCGTGGCCCATCTCGTGAGCAAGCGTGAACGCATTGTTCAGAGTGTCCTGCCAGTTCAGCAACACATACGGATGCGCTCCGTAGGCGCCCCACGAGTAGGCGCCAGAGGTCTTGCCCCGGTTTTCCGCCACGTCGACCCATCCCATCTCAAGCCCCGCCGAGAGCTGGGCTCCGTAGGCCTCACCCAGGGGGTGCAGGCCCTCCTTCACCATCTCTCTCGCCTCATCATACGATACCTTCCAATCGATATCAGGAATGATCGGGACGTAGATATCATACATGTGCAGTTCATCGAGGCCTAGCGACCTCTTTCGCAGCGCCACATATCGATGCATCAGATCCAGCCTGCTCCTCACCGCATCGATGAGATTGCCATACACATCCACAGGGATGTTGTCACGGTCGAGGAACCCAGCCAGTGAGGAGTCATACTTCCGCACCCGAGTGTTGAAGGCATCTGCCTTCACCGACGCGGAATACGAGGCGGAAATCGTGTTGAGAAGAGATCTGTAGGATGAGTAGAGGGCATCGAACGCATCCTTCCTCACCCTCCTGTCACGGCTCTCCATGAACTTGATAAATCGGCCCTTGGTTACCTCCACGCTGTTCCCACCCTCATCAACGATGGATGGGAACCTGACGTCCGCATTGTTCAGCATTGAGAATATGGTCGACGCCCCGTGACCCATCTCGGCTGCCATAGCGATGATTCGCTCTTCAGCTACGGTAAGAGTATGGGCGCGTCGGCGCGCAACACTGTGAAGGTACTGCCTGTAAAGACCCAGACCTGGCGTATCACAGATGAACCGCTCCAAGCTCTCTTCGGGTATGGCCAAGATCTCCGGACTCACAAAAGAAGCAGCTGAGCCCACTTCCACCGCAAGGCTGGCTGCCCGATCATGCATCGCCTGGTATTTCGGATTTGCATTATCTTCGTCCTTACGCATATGGGTGTAGACGAATACCCTGGATGCGAGCTCCTCAATCTCGTCCTTAAGCTCCAGGCCTGCGAGAAGAGTCAATCCGTCCGTGCCCAGCCGTCCGGCGAAGGCGCCAAGTTCCGGCAGCTTGAACTTGATGATCGACATGTCAGCCTCGACCATCTCGTCCGATCCGTAGATGTCCTCAAGCTTCCACTTGAGCGAGACGGGAACATCCTTCCTCTCGGGGATATCCTCTACATTCTCATGTGACAACAAGCAATCATCTCCATTCATTGGTCAGTGGACCAGGATCACACACGCGCGCCGGTCAAGGTACTAGTTGTTCGTCCTCTCCCAGAGGAATTCCTGTTTCAATGTCTGGGTCGCCGTCAAGCCCTATGTCCGAAGGGACGGCGCGCCGAGCCACGGCCTTACCTTTCCACTTACCTGTCCGGTAATACAGGTATGTGAGCAACAGGCCAACATAGGGGCCCACTGCCATTCCAGCCCACACTCCCTCAGCTCCGAGGCTAGTGCGGGAGAGAACCGTGACCAGCGGGATTCTGATCAGCCACAGCGAGGCCAGGGTGATGAAGAAGGTGGGCAGAGTATCGCCCGCACCTCGCAACACCCCTGCCACCACGAACATCGCCGCCAATGGGATGAATGCCAGAGCGCTCCACCTCAGATACGCTGAGCCCGCAGCCAAGACCGCTGCATCCTTGGCGAACGACGCGAGGAGGACTCGTGGAATCAGAAGGGCCACAGCGGCCACCACGGCAGTGATCGACATCGCCAGAATGCTTCCCCACTTGACCGCCTGCTCCACTCTGTCCTCGCGTCCGGCGCCCAGGTTCTGCCCAACCAGGGCCGAAACAGCAAGCCCCACACTCATTGCAGGCATGAACGCGAACTGCTCAATGCGGCTGCCGGCGCCGGCTCCAGCCACCGCCACACTGCCGAATCTGTTCAGAATGGAGTTCACAACCATCATGCCCATAGACATCACAGTCTGCTGGGCGCCCGCGGGAAGGCCGATCTTCATGGTAAGCCATGTGAGATCCCAATCCAGACGCAGCAGGCCCCTGAGGCTGTCCGCCACGTGCATCTTGCGGATCAGGTGCATGATGGCAAGCAATGCGGAGAATGCCTGTGAGATTACGGTCGCCCAGGCCGCGCCGGCCACCCCCATCTTCGGGAACGGGCCGATACCGAATATCATGATCGGATCGAGTATGATGTTCATTATGGTTGCGGCCGCAAGGAAAGTCATCGGGGTTTGGGAATCACCCAGGCCCCGCAGTATGGAGCTGGAAACGCTATAGATGAATGTCGGCAGCAGGCCAAGCATGTATATCCCTAGGTAGACTGCCGCCGTTTCGATGATGTCTGGCGGTGCATTGAGCAGCCGAAGCAGAGGCCATCGAATGATGTAGCCGAGCCCTGCGAGGCCAAGCCCGAGAATGCTCAGGAGTGTGAGAGAGTTGGCGACCGTCGCATGGACCTTATCGTGAAGGCGCGCTCCGTAGTATTGCGACACCAACGTGGTTGTGGCCAGAGTAAGCCCCGTGATCAACGCTATGAGCGCGAATATTACGGGAAAACCAACAGAGACCGCGGCAAGC includes:
- a CDS encoding ABC transporter ATP-binding protein, translating into MTMHSSVELHSVWKEYPAQRRLRRDTAVRAPAVADLTLSVEAGEVVGLLGPNGAGKSTALGMMAGLITPTAGRILIGGADIVRRRRDAVARIGMVFDRGRTLYPRMTAYENIEYFAALRGAGGRRALSAASREWIRFFGMERWVAMPVNDLSMGMRQKVSIAASLCARPQVLLMDEPTLGLDVQSSVELRALIRRLAQDEGRSVIISTHQMDMAQDVCDRVCILSEGRVLALDRVSALLSLFAARAYRIDLTGELESAARDGLGRIGRVRISREDGRTVVWIDVASQARLFEAMDLLRAAQIGVESVGRVEPCLEKVFLELTGKPRYAR
- a CDS encoding winged helix-turn-helix domain-containing protein, which gives rise to MRKGDGVQWAPAAVHVASTIEELRALLDRRRIAALKLLAEEPLSVKQLADRLQLMPASLHYHVKVLERAGLVKLVHTKEKSGIVEKRYQAVARDFVVHQSLGGAREAPGIALEAITRDIRGAIECIEDANERDHVVNAQLINVPMSREVATCFAERLAELAEEFRASGDENVATVYSMALAVYPTSVTGGDPTARPEENRG
- a CDS encoding zinc-ribbon domain containing protein; translation: MAFEDKTLVCKDCGQEFVFTSGEQQFYVDHGFQNEPSRCNDCRRARRSNAGSMGGPREMHEIICSSCGKPAQVPFLPSGDRPVYCSECFAASRSEGRR
- a CDS encoding radical SAM protein — its product is MDALAHCVACPRQCGVDRLSGETGWCRAAALPKAARAALHHWEEPCISGAAGSGTVFFSHCNLACVFCQNHDISWGGFGREVSIEELADIFLDLGARAANINLVSPTHYSVQIGLALEIARSRGLGVPVVYNTNGYENVETIRLLDGLVDIYLPDLKYCSDSAAVRYSNAPGYFDVATRAITEMKRQVGDIVIGADGLARRGLLIRHLVLPGLSQDSYEVLIWMRTHLGRDTWVSLMSQYFPTHRAWQFPEISEPVDPREYSWVADRLDELGLHNGYCQSGERAVRERDYVPAFDLAGLGAK
- the pepT gene encoding peptidase T; translated protein: MTDHALLAEGVSEKFMQYVKVNTQSSDLTDDTPSTPGQWDLARVLETELLGLGLSDVCVDEHCFVIGRLPSNLDQPAPAVGFMAHLDTVPGVPGAGVVPVMHREYQGGEIHVGHGVILSPADSPSLAGAVGEDIITSDGSTLLGADDKAGIAAIVQALAEMTSHPDVPRPEVWVAFTPDEETGKGVGRFPYDKFGARVAYTLDGGASGELSEETFEAMNGVVTINGVSSHTGAARGKMVNAIHLAAQLISSIPAGQRPETTFGREGFIHPNDIEGNVEHVAIKLIIRDFDATLAQAREEALLRSIEALRAHNTGAEIKWTRTGGYRNMKEALDRDPRTVEFAREAMRLAGMRPSTIPIRGGTDGARLSFGGILTPNIFTGGGDAHSRGEWVSVQGMERAAQVMVNLAGLWASQACSA
- the pulA gene encoding type I pullulanase, with the protein product MGLGASPAVAVGGQELFELYYPGDDLGAVYSSASTQFRVFAPTALAAWVALYATPDSLACEVVEMHPDCDGTWVASVAGDLAGICYTYRVRHGGGVNEAVDPYARALTLNGVRGIVVDLAATNPQGWAGDERPPFCRPTDAVVYETHVRDYTVSRTSGAAHRGKYLGLSERGTRGPGMVRTGIDHLVELGVTHVHLMPIMDYASVDESDSQAYNWGYDPYHFFVPEGSYSIAPECGTARITEVKRLVQAMHQAGIRVILDVVFNHTYTVEDSPYHLIVPDYYHRTGGACRFTNGSGCGNELATERPMVRKLVLDSLKYWVREYRVDGFRFDLMALIDYETVKEIASSMRTIDPTLLIYGEPWSGGPSGLPTSRMFTKGRQRSLGVALFNDGFRNAIKGDNDGAGQGYATGAPGRELAVMSGVVGAIRYSQEIHDFAQAPGESVNYVSCHDNLTLWDKIVRSSPFDSKSDQIRLDLLAQAIILTSQGIPFIEGGAEILRTKGGNRNSYCAGDSVNGFDWGRKGEYRAVFDYYRGLIQMRRSHPAFRMASTADIARNLRFLRVPAGVIAFSIDGKAAGDDWETIVVIYNANRNPVELALPSGGPWKAAVAGMRAGVQSLRRGAFRFLPVGACDDQHTSVVVAPISAAVLFK
- the pepF gene encoding oligoendopeptidase F, with the translated sequence MSHENVEDIPERKDVPVSLKWKLEDIYGSDEMVEADMSIIKFKLPELGAFAGRLGTDGLTLLAGLELKDEIEELASRVFVYTHMRKDEDNANPKYQAMHDRAASLAVEVGSAASFVSPEILAIPEESLERFICDTPGLGLYRQYLHSVARRRAHTLTVAEERIIAMAAEMGHGASTIFSMLNNADVRFPSIVDEGGNSVEVTKGRFIKFMESRDRRVRKDAFDALYSSYRSLLNTISASYSASVKADAFNTRVRKYDSSLAGFLDRDNIPVDVYGNLIDAVRSRLDLMHRYVALRKRSLGLDELHMYDIYVPIIPDIDWKVSYDEAREMVKEGLHPLGEAYGAQLSAGLEMGWVDVAENRGKTSGAYSWGAYGAHPYVLLNWQDTLNNAFTLAHEMGHAMHFHYSWSRQPFVYSDYSIFVAEVASTVNEVLLMEHLLRKTTDPVRRMYLLNHCLEEFRGTVFRQTMFAEFEREAHRMFESGQALTPEAMCEKYIELNRAYYGPEIVHDEAIAAEWARIPHFYNAFYVYQYATGYSAAVALANKIISEGVPARERYIEFLSGGSSKYPIDLLRGAGVDMASPEPVVKALDVFERCLTEMESFFANR